The following are encoded together in the Bos javanicus breed banteng chromosome X, ARS-OSU_banteng_1.0, whole genome shotgun sequence genome:
- the GRIPAP1 gene encoding GRIP1-associated protein 1 isoform X7, which translates to MAQALSEEEFQRMQAQLLELRTNNYQLSDELRKNGVELTSLRQKVAYLDKEFSKAQKALSKSKKAQEVEGLLSENEMLQAKLHSQEEDFRLQNSTLMAEFSKLCSQMEQLERENQQLKAGAAREGAAQAGSLVDGELLRLQAENTALQKNVAALQERYGKEAGRPPAASEGEGDPPGGPASPVVAPMPLAEVELKWEMEKEEKRLLWEQLQGLETLKQAETSRLQEELAKLSEKLKKKQESFCRLQTEKETLFNDSRNKIEELQQRKEADLKAQLARTQKLQQELEAANQSLAELRDQRQGERLEHAAALRALQDQIQTAKTQELNMLREQTAGLTAELQQRQTQYEDLMGQKDDLNCQLQESLRANSRLLEQLQELGQEKEQLIQELQEARKSAEKRKAMLDELAMETLQEKSQHKEELGAVRLRHEKEVLGVRARYERELRELHEDKKRQEEELRGQIREEKARTRELETLQQTVEELQAQVHSMDGAKGWFERRLKEAEESLQQQQQEQEEALRQCQEQHTRELKSKEEELQGVQEQLRQAQEERDCHLKTINSLKQEVKDTVDGQRILEKKGSAALKDLKRQLHLERKRADKLQERLQDILTNSKSRSGLEELVLSEMNSPSRTQTGDSSSVSSFSYREILREKESSTVPARSLSSSPQAQPPRPAELSDEEVAELFQRLAEMQQEKWMLEEKVKHLEVSSASMAEDLCRKSAIIETYVMDSRIDVSVAAGHTDRSGLGSVLRDLVKPGDENLREMNKKLQNMLEEQLTKNMHLHKDMEVLSQEIVRLSKECVGSPDPDLEPGEAS; encoded by the exons ATGGCGCAAGCTCTGTCTGAAGAGGAGTTTCAGCGGATGCAG GCTCAGCTACTAGAACTCCGGACAAACAACTACCAGCTTTCAGATGAACTACGCAAGAATGGTGTTG AACTCACCAGTCTTCGACAGAAGGTTGCCTACCTGGATAAGGAGTTCAGCAAAGCTCAGAAG GCACTGAGCAAGAGCAAGAAAGCTCAG GAAGTCGAGGGGCTGCTGAGTGAAAATGAGATGCTTCAGGCAAAGCTGCATAGCCAGGAGGAGGACTTCCGCTTGCAGAACAGCACGCTTATGGCCGAGTTCAGCAAG CTCTGCAGCCAGATGGAACAGCTGGAGCGGGAGAACCAGCAACTGAAGGCTGGGGCTGCCAGAGAAGGGGCTGCCCAAGCTGGGAGCCTTGTGGATGGGGAACTACTGAGACTGCAGGCGGAGAACACAGCCTTGCAGAAGAACGTGGCAG CCCTGCAGGAGCGCTATGGGAAAGAGGCTGGAAGGCCCCCAGCTGCCAGTGAGGGTGAAGGGGACCCCCCAGGGGGCCCAGCTTCCCCTGTTGTGGCCCCCATGCCATTGGCAGAAGTGGAGCTGAaatgggagatggagaaggaggaaaagagattGCTCTGGGAGCAACTGCAAGGCTTGGAG ACCTTGAAGCAGGCTGAAACATCCAGGTTGCAGGAAGAACTTGCTAAG CTCTCcgagaaactgaaaaagaaacaagaaag TTTTTGCCGTCTGCAGACAGAAAAGGAGACACTATTCAATGACAGCCG GAACAAGATTGAGGAGTTACAGCAGCGGAAGGAGGCTGATCTCAAAGCCCAGTTGGCTCGAACTCAAAAGCTGCAGCAGGAGCTCGAGGCTGCCAATCAG AGCTTGGCAGAGCTGAGAGATCAGCGGCAAGGGGAGCGCCTGGAGCATGCGGCAGCTCTGCGAGCCCTACAGGATCAG ATCCAAACAGCAAAGACCCAAGAACTGAATATGCTCCGGGAACAAACTGCTGGACTGACAGCTGAGTTGCAGCAGCGGCAGACTCAGTATGAGGACCTCATGGGACAGAAAGATGACCTGAACTGCCAGCTCCAG GAGTCATTGCGGGCCAATAGTCGGCTGCTGGAACAACTCCAGGAACTCGGGCAGGAGAAGGAGCAATTGATCCAGGAACTACAGGAGGCTCGGAAG AGTGCTGAGAAGCGGAAGGCTATGTTGGATGAGCTGGCCATGGAGACGCTGCAGGAGAAGTCCCAGCACAAGGAAGAGCTGGGAGCAGTGCGACTACGGCATGAGAAGGAGGTGCTGGGGGTGCGGGCCCGCTACGAGCGTGAGCTCCGTGAGCTGCACGAAGACAAGAAGCGGCAGGAGGAGGAGCTGCGTGGGCAGATCCGTGAGGAGAAG GCCCGAACGCGGGAACTGGAGACTCTTCAGCAGACGGTAGAAGAACTTCAAGCTCAGGTACACTCAATGGATGGAGCCAAGGGCTGGTTTGAACGGCGCTTGAAGGAGGCTGAG GAATctctgcagcagcagcaacaggaacaAGAGGAAGCCCTCAGGCAGTGTCAGGAGCAGCACACCAGGGAGCTGAAG AGCAAGGAGGAGGAGCTACAGGGTGTGCAGGAGCAGCTCCGACAGGCTCAGGAGGAGCGGGACTGTCACCTGAAGACCATCAACAGCCTGAAGCAG GAAGTGAAGGACACCGTGGATGGGCAGCGAATCCTGGAGAAGAAGGGCAGTGCTGCG CTCAAGGACCTCAAACGGCAGCTGCACCTAGAGCGGAAACGGGCAGATAAGCTGCAGGAGCGGCTGCAAGACATTCTCACGAACAGCAAGAGCCGCTCAG GGCTCGAGGAGCTGGTTCTCTCAGAGATGAACTCACCAAGCCGGACCCAGACTGGGGACAGCAGTAGCGTCTCCTCCTTCAGCTACCGCGAGATCTTGCGGGAGAAGGAGAGCTCAACTGTTCCAGCGAGG TCCTTATCCAGCAGCCCTCAGGCCCAGCCCCCACGGCCAGCAGAGCTGTCAGATGAGGAAGTGGCTGAGCTCTTTCAGCGCCTGGCGGAGATGCAGCAGGAGAAATGGATGCTGGAGGAGAAG GTGAAGCACCTGGAGGTGAGCAGTGCGTCCATGGCAGAGGACCTCTGCCGGAAGAGTGCCATCATTGAGACCTATGTCATGGACAGCCGGATTG ATGTATCTGTGGCAGCAGGCCACACAGACCGCAGCGGGCTGGGCAGCGTCCTGAGAGACCTAGTGAAGCCAGGTGACGAGAACCTTCGGGAGATGAACAAGAAGCTACAGAACATGCTGGAAGAGCAGTTGACCAAGAATATGCATTTGCACAAG GACATGGAAGTTCTGTCCCAGGAAATTGTGCGGCTCAGCAAGGAGTGCGTGGGGTCCCCTGACCCTGACCTAGAACCAGGAGAAGCCAGCTAA
- the GRIPAP1 gene encoding GRIP1-associated protein 1 isoform X3, with translation MAQALSEEEFQRMQGWGDEGPEWVIPLILVGERTRGGERVIPLDHVERRSPGSGKAQLLELRTNNYQLSDELRKNGVELTSLRQKVAYLDKEFSKAQKALSKSKKAQEVEGLLSENEMLQAKLHSQEEDFRLQNSTLMAEFSKLCSQMEQLERENQQLKAGAAREGAAQAGSLVDGELLRLQAENTALQKNVAALQERYGKEAGRPPAASEGEGDPPGGPASPVVAPMPLAEVELKWEMEKEEKRLLWEQLQGLETLKQAETSRLQEELAKLSEKLKKKQESFCRLQTEKETLFNDSRNKIEELQQRKEADLKAQLARTQKLQQELEAANQSLAELRDQRQGERLEHAAALRALQDQIQTAKTQELNMLREQTAGLTAELQQRQTQYEDLMGQKDDLNCQLQESLRANSRLLEQLQELGQEKEQLIQELQEARKSAEKRKAMLDELAMETLQEKSQHKEELGAVRLRHEKEVLGVRARYERELRELHEDKKRQEEELRGQIREEKARTRELETLQQTVEELQAQVHSMDGAKGWFERRLKEAEESLQQQQQEQEEALRQCQEQHTRELKSKEEELQGVQEQLRQAQEERDCHLKTINSLKQEVKDTVDGQRILEKKGSAALKDLKRQLHLERKRADKLQERLQDILTNSKSRSGLEELVLSEMNSPSRTQTGDSSSVSSFSYREILREKESSTVPARSLSSSPQAQPPRPAELSDEEVAELFQRLAEMQQEKWMLEEKVKHLEVSSASMAEDLCRKSAIIETYVMDSRIDVSVAAGHTDRSGLGSVLRDLVKPGDENLREMNKKLQNMLEEQLTKNMHLHKDMEVLSQEIVRLSKECVGSPDPDLEPGEAS, from the exons ATGGCGCAAGCTCTGTCTGAAGAGGAGTTTCAGCGGATGCAG GGCTGGGGTGATGAAGGCCCTGAATGGGTAATACCATTAATCCTTGTTGGAGAGAGAACCAGAGGAGGTGAAAGAGTGATACCCTTGGACCACGTGGAGAGGAGATCACCGGGCTCTGGGAAG GCTCAGCTACTAGAACTCCGGACAAACAACTACCAGCTTTCAGATGAACTACGCAAGAATGGTGTTG AACTCACCAGTCTTCGACAGAAGGTTGCCTACCTGGATAAGGAGTTCAGCAAAGCTCAGAAG GCACTGAGCAAGAGCAAGAAAGCTCAG GAAGTCGAGGGGCTGCTGAGTGAAAATGAGATGCTTCAGGCAAAGCTGCATAGCCAGGAGGAGGACTTCCGCTTGCAGAACAGCACGCTTATGGCCGAGTTCAGCAAG CTCTGCAGCCAGATGGAACAGCTGGAGCGGGAGAACCAGCAACTGAAGGCTGGGGCTGCCAGAGAAGGGGCTGCCCAAGCTGGGAGCCTTGTGGATGGGGAACTACTGAGACTGCAGGCGGAGAACACAGCCTTGCAGAAGAACGTGGCAG CCCTGCAGGAGCGCTATGGGAAAGAGGCTGGAAGGCCCCCAGCTGCCAGTGAGGGTGAAGGGGACCCCCCAGGGGGCCCAGCTTCCCCTGTTGTGGCCCCCATGCCATTGGCAGAAGTGGAGCTGAaatgggagatggagaaggaggaaaagagattGCTCTGGGAGCAACTGCAAGGCTTGGAG ACCTTGAAGCAGGCTGAAACATCCAGGTTGCAGGAAGAACTTGCTAAG CTCTCcgagaaactgaaaaagaaacaagaaag TTTTTGCCGTCTGCAGACAGAAAAGGAGACACTATTCAATGACAGCCG GAACAAGATTGAGGAGTTACAGCAGCGGAAGGAGGCTGATCTCAAAGCCCAGTTGGCTCGAACTCAAAAGCTGCAGCAGGAGCTCGAGGCTGCCAATCAG AGCTTGGCAGAGCTGAGAGATCAGCGGCAAGGGGAGCGCCTGGAGCATGCGGCAGCTCTGCGAGCCCTACAGGATCAG ATCCAAACAGCAAAGACCCAAGAACTGAATATGCTCCGGGAACAAACTGCTGGACTGACAGCTGAGTTGCAGCAGCGGCAGACTCAGTATGAGGACCTCATGGGACAGAAAGATGACCTGAACTGCCAGCTCCAG GAGTCATTGCGGGCCAATAGTCGGCTGCTGGAACAACTCCAGGAACTCGGGCAGGAGAAGGAGCAATTGATCCAGGAACTACAGGAGGCTCGGAAG AGTGCTGAGAAGCGGAAGGCTATGTTGGATGAGCTGGCCATGGAGACGCTGCAGGAGAAGTCCCAGCACAAGGAAGAGCTGGGAGCAGTGCGACTACGGCATGAGAAGGAGGTGCTGGGGGTGCGGGCCCGCTACGAGCGTGAGCTCCGTGAGCTGCACGAAGACAAGAAGCGGCAGGAGGAGGAGCTGCGTGGGCAGATCCGTGAGGAGAAG GCCCGAACGCGGGAACTGGAGACTCTTCAGCAGACGGTAGAAGAACTTCAAGCTCAGGTACACTCAATGGATGGAGCCAAGGGCTGGTTTGAACGGCGCTTGAAGGAGGCTGAG GAATctctgcagcagcagcaacaggaacaAGAGGAAGCCCTCAGGCAGTGTCAGGAGCAGCACACCAGGGAGCTGAAG AGCAAGGAGGAGGAGCTACAGGGTGTGCAGGAGCAGCTCCGACAGGCTCAGGAGGAGCGGGACTGTCACCTGAAGACCATCAACAGCCTGAAGCAG GAAGTGAAGGACACCGTGGATGGGCAGCGAATCCTGGAGAAGAAGGGCAGTGCTGCG CTCAAGGACCTCAAACGGCAGCTGCACCTAGAGCGGAAACGGGCAGATAAGCTGCAGGAGCGGCTGCAAGACATTCTCACGAACAGCAAGAGCCGCTCAG GGCTCGAGGAGCTGGTTCTCTCAGAGATGAACTCACCAAGCCGGACCCAGACTGGGGACAGCAGTAGCGTCTCCTCCTTCAGCTACCGCGAGATCTTGCGGGAGAAGGAGAGCTCAACTGTTCCAGCGAGG TCCTTATCCAGCAGCCCTCAGGCCCAGCCCCCACGGCCAGCAGAGCTGTCAGATGAGGAAGTGGCTGAGCTCTTTCAGCGCCTGGCGGAGATGCAGCAGGAGAAATGGATGCTGGAGGAGAAG GTGAAGCACCTGGAGGTGAGCAGTGCGTCCATGGCAGAGGACCTCTGCCGGAAGAGTGCCATCATTGAGACCTATGTCATGGACAGCCGGATTG ATGTATCTGTGGCAGCAGGCCACACAGACCGCAGCGGGCTGGGCAGCGTCCTGAGAGACCTAGTGAAGCCAGGTGACGAGAACCTTCGGGAGATGAACAAGAAGCTACAGAACATGCTGGAAGAGCAGTTGACCAAGAATATGCATTTGCACAAG GACATGGAAGTTCTGTCCCAGGAAATTGTGCGGCTCAGCAAGGAGTGCGTGGGGTCCCCTGACCCTGACCTAGAACCAGGAGAAGCCAGCTAA
- the GRIPAP1 gene encoding GRIP1-associated protein 1 isoform X1 has translation MAQALSEEEFQRMQGWGDEGPEWVIPLILVGERTRGGERVIPLDHVERRSPGSGKAQLLELRTNNYQLSDELRKNGVELTSLRQKVAYLDKEFSKAQKALSKSKKAQEVEGLLSENEMLQAKLHSQEEDFRLQNSTLMAEFSKLCSQMEQLERENQQLKAGAAREGAAQAGSLVDGELLRLQAENTALQKNVAALQERYGKEAGRPPAASEGEGDPPGGPASPVVAPMPLAEVELKWEMEKEEKRLLWEQLQGLETLKQAETSRLQEELAKLSEKLKKKQESFCRLQTEKETLFNDSRNKIEELQQRKEADLKAQLARTQKLQQELEAANQSLAELRDQRQGERLEHAAALRALQDQVSLQSADAQEQVEGLLTENNALRTSLAALEQIQTAKTQELNMLREQTAGLTAELQQRQTQYEDLMGQKDDLNCQLQESLRANSRLLEQLQELGQEKEQLIQELQEARKSAEKRKAMLDELAMETLQEKSQHKEELGAVRLRHEKEVLGVRARYERELRELHEDKKRQEEELRGQIREEKARTRELETLQQTVEELQAQVHSMDGAKGWFERRLKEAEESLQQQQQEQEEALRQCQEQHTRELKSKEEELQGVQEQLRQAQEERDCHLKTINSLKQEVKDTVDGQRILEKKGSAALKDLKRQLHLERKRADKLQERLQDILTNSKSRSGLEELVLSEMNSPSRTQTGDSSSVSSFSYREILREKESSTVPARSLSSSPQAQPPRPAELSDEEVAELFQRLAEMQQEKWMLEEKVKHLEVSSASMAEDLCRKSAIIETYVMDSRIDVSVAAGHTDRSGLGSVLRDLVKPGDENLREMNKKLQNMLEEQLTKNMHLHKDMEVLSQEIVRLSKECVGSPDPDLEPGEAS, from the exons ATGGCGCAAGCTCTGTCTGAAGAGGAGTTTCAGCGGATGCAG GGCTGGGGTGATGAAGGCCCTGAATGGGTAATACCATTAATCCTTGTTGGAGAGAGAACCAGAGGAGGTGAAAGAGTGATACCCTTGGACCACGTGGAGAGGAGATCACCGGGCTCTGGGAAG GCTCAGCTACTAGAACTCCGGACAAACAACTACCAGCTTTCAGATGAACTACGCAAGAATGGTGTTG AACTCACCAGTCTTCGACAGAAGGTTGCCTACCTGGATAAGGAGTTCAGCAAAGCTCAGAAG GCACTGAGCAAGAGCAAGAAAGCTCAG GAAGTCGAGGGGCTGCTGAGTGAAAATGAGATGCTTCAGGCAAAGCTGCATAGCCAGGAGGAGGACTTCCGCTTGCAGAACAGCACGCTTATGGCCGAGTTCAGCAAG CTCTGCAGCCAGATGGAACAGCTGGAGCGGGAGAACCAGCAACTGAAGGCTGGGGCTGCCAGAGAAGGGGCTGCCCAAGCTGGGAGCCTTGTGGATGGGGAACTACTGAGACTGCAGGCGGAGAACACAGCCTTGCAGAAGAACGTGGCAG CCCTGCAGGAGCGCTATGGGAAAGAGGCTGGAAGGCCCCCAGCTGCCAGTGAGGGTGAAGGGGACCCCCCAGGGGGCCCAGCTTCCCCTGTTGTGGCCCCCATGCCATTGGCAGAAGTGGAGCTGAaatgggagatggagaaggaggaaaagagattGCTCTGGGAGCAACTGCAAGGCTTGGAG ACCTTGAAGCAGGCTGAAACATCCAGGTTGCAGGAAGAACTTGCTAAG CTCTCcgagaaactgaaaaagaaacaagaaag TTTTTGCCGTCTGCAGACAGAAAAGGAGACACTATTCAATGACAGCCG GAACAAGATTGAGGAGTTACAGCAGCGGAAGGAGGCTGATCTCAAAGCCCAGTTGGCTCGAACTCAAAAGCTGCAGCAGGAGCTCGAGGCTGCCAATCAG AGCTTGGCAGAGCTGAGAGATCAGCGGCAAGGGGAGCGCCTGGAGCATGCGGCAGCTCTGCGAGCCCTACAGGATCAG GTGTCCCTCCAGAGTGCAGATGCACAGGAACAAGTGGAAGGACTTTTGACTGAGAATAATGCTCTGAGAACTAGCCTGGCTGCCCTGGAGCAG ATCCAAACAGCAAAGACCCAAGAACTGAATATGCTCCGGGAACAAACTGCTGGACTGACAGCTGAGTTGCAGCAGCGGCAGACTCAGTATGAGGACCTCATGGGACAGAAAGATGACCTGAACTGCCAGCTCCAG GAGTCATTGCGGGCCAATAGTCGGCTGCTGGAACAACTCCAGGAACTCGGGCAGGAGAAGGAGCAATTGATCCAGGAACTACAGGAGGCTCGGAAG AGTGCTGAGAAGCGGAAGGCTATGTTGGATGAGCTGGCCATGGAGACGCTGCAGGAGAAGTCCCAGCACAAGGAAGAGCTGGGAGCAGTGCGACTACGGCATGAGAAGGAGGTGCTGGGGGTGCGGGCCCGCTACGAGCGTGAGCTCCGTGAGCTGCACGAAGACAAGAAGCGGCAGGAGGAGGAGCTGCGTGGGCAGATCCGTGAGGAGAAG GCCCGAACGCGGGAACTGGAGACTCTTCAGCAGACGGTAGAAGAACTTCAAGCTCAGGTACACTCAATGGATGGAGCCAAGGGCTGGTTTGAACGGCGCTTGAAGGAGGCTGAG GAATctctgcagcagcagcaacaggaacaAGAGGAAGCCCTCAGGCAGTGTCAGGAGCAGCACACCAGGGAGCTGAAG AGCAAGGAGGAGGAGCTACAGGGTGTGCAGGAGCAGCTCCGACAGGCTCAGGAGGAGCGGGACTGTCACCTGAAGACCATCAACAGCCTGAAGCAG GAAGTGAAGGACACCGTGGATGGGCAGCGAATCCTGGAGAAGAAGGGCAGTGCTGCG CTCAAGGACCTCAAACGGCAGCTGCACCTAGAGCGGAAACGGGCAGATAAGCTGCAGGAGCGGCTGCAAGACATTCTCACGAACAGCAAGAGCCGCTCAG GGCTCGAGGAGCTGGTTCTCTCAGAGATGAACTCACCAAGCCGGACCCAGACTGGGGACAGCAGTAGCGTCTCCTCCTTCAGCTACCGCGAGATCTTGCGGGAGAAGGAGAGCTCAACTGTTCCAGCGAGG TCCTTATCCAGCAGCCCTCAGGCCCAGCCCCCACGGCCAGCAGAGCTGTCAGATGAGGAAGTGGCTGAGCTCTTTCAGCGCCTGGCGGAGATGCAGCAGGAGAAATGGATGCTGGAGGAGAAG GTGAAGCACCTGGAGGTGAGCAGTGCGTCCATGGCAGAGGACCTCTGCCGGAAGAGTGCCATCATTGAGACCTATGTCATGGACAGCCGGATTG ATGTATCTGTGGCAGCAGGCCACACAGACCGCAGCGGGCTGGGCAGCGTCCTGAGAGACCTAGTGAAGCCAGGTGACGAGAACCTTCGGGAGATGAACAAGAAGCTACAGAACATGCTGGAAGAGCAGTTGACCAAGAATATGCATTTGCACAAG GACATGGAAGTTCTGTCCCAGGAAATTGTGCGGCTCAGCAAGGAGTGCGTGGGGTCCCCTGACCCTGACCTAGAACCAGGAGAAGCCAGCTAA
- the GRIPAP1 gene encoding GRIP1-associated protein 1 isoform X6 has translation MDWAQLLELRTNNYQLSDELRKNGVELTSLRQKVAYLDKEFSKAQKALSKSKKAQEVEGLLSENEMLQAKLHSQEEDFRLQNSTLMAEFSKLCSQMEQLERENQQLKAGAAREGAAQAGSLVDGELLRLQAENTALQKNVAALQERYGKEAGRPPAASEGEGDPPGGPASPVVAPMPLAEVELKWEMEKEEKRLLWEQLQGLETLKQAETSRLQEELAKLSEKLKKKQESFCRLQTEKETLFNDSRNKIEELQQRKEADLKAQLARTQKLQQELEAANQSLAELRDQRQGERLEHAAALRALQDQVSLQSADAQEQVEGLLTENNALRTSLAALEQIQTAKTQELNMLREQTAGLTAELQQRQTQYEDLMGQKDDLNCQLQESLRANSRLLEQLQELGQEKEQLIQELQEARKSAEKRKAMLDELAMETLQEKSQHKEELGAVRLRHEKEVLGVRARYERELRELHEDKKRQEEELRGQIREEKARTRELETLQQTVEELQAQVHSMDGAKGWFERRLKEAEESLQQQQQEQEEALRQCQEQHTRELKSKEEELQGVQEQLRQAQEERDCHLKTINSLKQEVKDTVDGQRILEKKGSAALKDLKRQLHLERKRADKLQERLQDILTNSKSRSGLEELVLSEMNSPSRTQTGDSSSVSSFSYREILREKESSTVPARSLSSSPQAQPPRPAELSDEEVAELFQRLAEMQQEKWMLEEKVKHLEVSSASMAEDLCRKSAIIETYVMDSRIDVSVAAGHTDRSGLGSVLRDLVKPGDENLREMNKKLQNMLEEQLTKNMHLHKDMEVLSQEIVRLSKECVGSPDPDLEPGEAS, from the exons ATGGACTGG GCTCAGCTACTAGAACTCCGGACAAACAACTACCAGCTTTCAGATGAACTACGCAAGAATGGTGTTG AACTCACCAGTCTTCGACAGAAGGTTGCCTACCTGGATAAGGAGTTCAGCAAAGCTCAGAAG GCACTGAGCAAGAGCAAGAAAGCTCAG GAAGTCGAGGGGCTGCTGAGTGAAAATGAGATGCTTCAGGCAAAGCTGCATAGCCAGGAGGAGGACTTCCGCTTGCAGAACAGCACGCTTATGGCCGAGTTCAGCAAG CTCTGCAGCCAGATGGAACAGCTGGAGCGGGAGAACCAGCAACTGAAGGCTGGGGCTGCCAGAGAAGGGGCTGCCCAAGCTGGGAGCCTTGTGGATGGGGAACTACTGAGACTGCAGGCGGAGAACACAGCCTTGCAGAAGAACGTGGCAG CCCTGCAGGAGCGCTATGGGAAAGAGGCTGGAAGGCCCCCAGCTGCCAGTGAGGGTGAAGGGGACCCCCCAGGGGGCCCAGCTTCCCCTGTTGTGGCCCCCATGCCATTGGCAGAAGTGGAGCTGAaatgggagatggagaaggaggaaaagagattGCTCTGGGAGCAACTGCAAGGCTTGGAG ACCTTGAAGCAGGCTGAAACATCCAGGTTGCAGGAAGAACTTGCTAAG CTCTCcgagaaactgaaaaagaaacaagaaag TTTTTGCCGTCTGCAGACAGAAAAGGAGACACTATTCAATGACAGCCG GAACAAGATTGAGGAGTTACAGCAGCGGAAGGAGGCTGATCTCAAAGCCCAGTTGGCTCGAACTCAAAAGCTGCAGCAGGAGCTCGAGGCTGCCAATCAG AGCTTGGCAGAGCTGAGAGATCAGCGGCAAGGGGAGCGCCTGGAGCATGCGGCAGCTCTGCGAGCCCTACAGGATCAG GTGTCCCTCCAGAGTGCAGATGCACAGGAACAAGTGGAAGGACTTTTGACTGAGAATAATGCTCTGAGAACTAGCCTGGCTGCCCTGGAGCAG ATCCAAACAGCAAAGACCCAAGAACTGAATATGCTCCGGGAACAAACTGCTGGACTGACAGCTGAGTTGCAGCAGCGGCAGACTCAGTATGAGGACCTCATGGGACAGAAAGATGACCTGAACTGCCAGCTCCAG GAGTCATTGCGGGCCAATAGTCGGCTGCTGGAACAACTCCAGGAACTCGGGCAGGAGAAGGAGCAATTGATCCAGGAACTACAGGAGGCTCGGAAG AGTGCTGAGAAGCGGAAGGCTATGTTGGATGAGCTGGCCATGGAGACGCTGCAGGAGAAGTCCCAGCACAAGGAAGAGCTGGGAGCAGTGCGACTACGGCATGAGAAGGAGGTGCTGGGGGTGCGGGCCCGCTACGAGCGTGAGCTCCGTGAGCTGCACGAAGACAAGAAGCGGCAGGAGGAGGAGCTGCGTGGGCAGATCCGTGAGGAGAAG GCCCGAACGCGGGAACTGGAGACTCTTCAGCAGACGGTAGAAGAACTTCAAGCTCAGGTACACTCAATGGATGGAGCCAAGGGCTGGTTTGAACGGCGCTTGAAGGAGGCTGAG GAATctctgcagcagcagcaacaggaacaAGAGGAAGCCCTCAGGCAGTGTCAGGAGCAGCACACCAGGGAGCTGAAG AGCAAGGAGGAGGAGCTACAGGGTGTGCAGGAGCAGCTCCGACAGGCTCAGGAGGAGCGGGACTGTCACCTGAAGACCATCAACAGCCTGAAGCAG GAAGTGAAGGACACCGTGGATGGGCAGCGAATCCTGGAGAAGAAGGGCAGTGCTGCG CTCAAGGACCTCAAACGGCAGCTGCACCTAGAGCGGAAACGGGCAGATAAGCTGCAGGAGCGGCTGCAAGACATTCTCACGAACAGCAAGAGCCGCTCAG GGCTCGAGGAGCTGGTTCTCTCAGAGATGAACTCACCAAGCCGGACCCAGACTGGGGACAGCAGTAGCGTCTCCTCCTTCAGCTACCGCGAGATCTTGCGGGAGAAGGAGAGCTCAACTGTTCCAGCGAGG TCCTTATCCAGCAGCCCTCAGGCCCAGCCCCCACGGCCAGCAGAGCTGTCAGATGAGGAAGTGGCTGAGCTCTTTCAGCGCCTGGCGGAGATGCAGCAGGAGAAATGGATGCTGGAGGAGAAG GTGAAGCACCTGGAGGTGAGCAGTGCGTCCATGGCAGAGGACCTCTGCCGGAAGAGTGCCATCATTGAGACCTATGTCATGGACAGCCGGATTG ATGTATCTGTGGCAGCAGGCCACACAGACCGCAGCGGGCTGGGCAGCGTCCTGAGAGACCTAGTGAAGCCAGGTGACGAGAACCTTCGGGAGATGAACAAGAAGCTACAGAACATGCTGGAAGAGCAGTTGACCAAGAATATGCATTTGCACAAG GACATGGAAGTTCTGTCCCAGGAAATTGTGCGGCTCAGCAAGGAGTGCGTGGGGTCCCCTGACCCTGACCTAGAACCAGGAGAAGCCAGCTAA